The Lolium rigidum isolate FL_2022 chromosome 1, APGP_CSIRO_Lrig_0.1, whole genome shotgun sequence region cttcttgatcatattgtatcatcctcctctcttgacccttgaaaacttcctccacaccaaacttaaaacaaaatcattagagggttagtgcataatcgaaaattcatatattcaggggtgacataatcattcttaacacttctggacatttcacaaagctactgaaagttaatggaacaaagaaatccatcaaacatagcaaaagaggcaatgcgaaataaaaggcaagaatctgtcaaaacagaacagtccgtaaagacgaatttttctggggcacttaacttaatcagatgaaaatgctcaaattgaatgaaagttgagtacatatctgaggatcacgcacgtaaattggcagatttttctaaatttcctacagaaggggctgctcaatttcgtgacagtaagaaatctgtttctgtgcagtaatccaaatctagtattgactttactatcaaagactttacttggcacaacaatgcaataaaataaagataaggaNNNNNNNNNNNNNNNNNNNNNNNNNNNNNNNNNNNNNNNNNNNNNNNNNNNNNNNNNNNNNNNNNNNNNNNNNNNNNNNNNNNNNNNNNNNNNNNNNNNNGAAAGAACTGTTGGACATATCCTTAGGCTGGGATGATGAACTGTTTTGGTAAGATAATGGTTCTTATTGCTCATAAAGCCATTTGGTGAACTGACGCGATTCTAATTCCACAATAGCAGTTATCCCATCCTGTAGTTGAATTTGGCACTAGTCTTACTAAATTTGTGATCCTTTTGTGCCCTTCGTTCCTCATTGCCGCTGATATTGTTGCATTGACAGTGCCCAGAGCAATGGTACACCCAAGTAACCAGAGACGTATTTCACTGCCATGGCTCATTGATGTTTCAGGAGTAAAGTTGCTTCTTCGAGGCTGTATCAGATCATGAAGCTTGAACTCTTTTTGAGTAGGCACCTAGTTCGCATCAGAGTTACATCCCAACTGGGTAACCCTTTTTTGTTGTGTGTATGTAGTATGTACATACAATACCTGCGAATCTTCTCGTTCCTTTCATGCAACCTCAAGAGTTATCTCTGAAAAATTGTCAATAGGCAAGGTTCAGGGTGTGGACATGTAAACTTTTGTTCTACCCTTGTACAGATCTATATAATCTGTCACTTTTCTTGGGTATGATGCTTTTGTTGGCTTCAGTTTGTATCCTGGGTGATGGTTCAGCGAGAAAGGTGCTCTTCAAGGGCCGTGCTCTTTAAGGGCATGATTAGGTCTCCTCCTGCAGTAATTGTTAGTTTGTCTATGATTTCTTGAACTCCTCCAAAAATTATGTGATATAGGTCTCCGACATGCCCTTGGTTCGTACTGTACGAGCTAAATTAGGAATTTCGTGGAAataaagtactacctccgttccatagTATAATACGTTTTGGCAAACTAATTTAGTAGTACTATAATTTGCCAAAATGTTAGGAAACAGAGGTGTCACTAAAAGAAAATTCGGCAATGTCAGCCAATCTATACATGAGAACTTAGTTGGATTTATAGAACCAATCTGGAGAAACTGATGTCGGGCTGGATCCATTTTCTAATTTAATGAAAATCTGTAGCAAATGGAATTCAACTTTGAAAAACCAAGAAGAGATACGTATTGTTATTGCTATCCAAAAAAGAAGGAGTATGATTTACCTCTCATGCTCAGGTAATCAGTCTAACTTTGAAAATCCAAGAGTAGAGTGTTATTGGTGTCCAAAAATGAAGGAGCATGATTTGCCTCTCATGCTCAGGTTATTATCGATCTAATAACTTTGAAAAACCAAGAAGACCTGAAGTCCATCTTCTAAAAAAACCAATGGAGACCCGATATCTAATTGGGCCTAACTAGTCTAGTATCACTTGGGAAACGCttttgttttagaaaaaaacaaaGGAAGTAATAATGGGCCCTGGGCCCAAACACTTAGAGAACCAGCCTGTTAATCTAAATTAACCGGCACCCTTGATCCCACTCTGCATTCACGCCAACCGTCCGATCTTCCGCCCTACTAGGGTTCCGCCCCACCCAAGACCTATATAATCGCTCCCCCACAGCGCCGCCCACGAAACCCTCGCCCCGCAGCTGCAGACGATcccgagctccgccgccgccaccctcctcctcctccagcgagagcTCCGACCACCGACGTCGTCATGGTAACTCCCGCTCATCTCCCCCCCCCTATTGTTTCCGCTGCTAGTCGATCGATCCGACTCTGATGCTCGTGGTCGCGGTCGCATGCAGTCGCTGATCTCGGGCGAGGAGTTCCAGCACATCCTGCGTGTGCAGAACACCAACGTCGATGGCAAGCAGAAGATCATGTTCGCGCTCACCGCCATCAAGGGTATCGGGCGTCGCTACTCCAACATCGCCTGCAAGAAGGCCGACATCGACATGAACAAGAGGTAAGCACCAGCAGATCCTCTCTCAGGCTCAGATCGTCCCCGCTTGGGGTTTGGGTGTTGCCTATGTAACCTTATCGTCCCACGTTTTGAGGATTAGGGTTGATACATCGTTGTTCTAGTGTGAACTAAAATTATTTCGCTTGCTTTAGCAAATTTTGGGTTTAGTTGCACTTCCATTGTTCGGGGCTTAACTATGTTTTCGTGGATTCAGCTGGTTTGGATTGAACTATGAATAAAATCGATGCTTAATTTATTAGAATCATTGTCGACATGCGTGAAACTATTATTCTGTTATACCTGCTGCTGCAGCACAAATTTTATATCTGTTTTACTAATTAGTTACGTATCTGTAACTGTTTTTAGTATTGTTATGAAACTGTTGCAAGCTTTACACAGTGCCATTGCTCATTCCTGAATCTGTTGTTATTACTGTTACGATAATGTGTTACTAATCAGTTATACGTACCTGAACCTGTTGTTATTACTGTTATGGGCAATAATTTGATTCACTTGTGTTTGGATGTCCTAAAACTACCTTGAGTTTGTGGCTGTTTGCAAGGTCTATGTGCTTAGCAAATAGCTACTGCCAGTTAAGAAATATGATAGTACATTAGGTAGTGTTGCTGTAACTCATATTTGAGTGATGCCACAATTTGTTTTCTTAAGTACACAAATTTTTGTTAAGCAGTCTTTTGACATTATGCCACTAAGCCCATGTGTACATCCAGGTCGAATCATATAACCTGACTGTTGCTGTACAATTGTAGACTTGCTGTGTTGGGTGCTACAACTGCTAGTAAagctcttgtcctattatttttgtgcaGGGCTGGTGAGCTTACTACTGAAGAGCTTGACCGCGTCATGCATGTGGTGCAGAACCCTCGCTCGTTCAAGGTCCCTGATTGGTTCCTGAACAGGAAGAAGGATTACAAGGATGGCAAGTTCTCCCAGGTTACTTCCAATGCCGTTGACATGAAGCTGAGGGATGACCTTGAGAGGCTGAAGAAAATCAGGTCAGTTCACTACTTGGACAGAGGTTCTTCTGTATAGTAGTACTGTAGTCCTCTATTTTGTGTGTGTATACATCCTGATAGTGTGTTCAGATCTTTGGAATGTATGCGTCGTTATTAGAACATGTCACAGTATTCAGATAACCAATTGGTTGCAATTTCCTTGTTTTGATGATTTGCACTCCTATGTTTCAGGAACCACCGTGGTCTGCGTCACTACTGGGGTGTCCGTGTCCGTGGGCAGCACACCAAGACCACCGGCAGGAGGGGAAAGACTGTTGGTGTCTCGAAGAAGAGATAAACCTGATGCCCATCAGTCGCTGCATGCTGGCTTATCTTTGTTGTCTCTTAATGATGTGAAACCCTCGTCCTGGATAGTTTTGTTGGGGGTTCTATTTGCATGTCTCTTATGGTAAGTCATGGTCTGCTCTGGTTTATGTTACCTCTGAGCGTCATTAGCTATGAGTCTTGTTTGTGGATTCAGTTATGTGTTTTCTGAATGGAGATAAGTTCTGTGGACATATTTGTGATTGGTATTTTTGCCCTGCTGTTTTGCGTAGAAATAACAGTACGTTTTACGTCGACTATAAGAGAAGCCCCTGGCAAGTTTTGCGTTAACATGTTTGTTTTTGGTATTTGTGCCCTGGTGTTCTGCGTCGAAATACttagtttagagcatctccactggtaGCCCTCAAATCGGCGCTGGCAGGGTGTTGGCATCTCTGTTTGGGGCTGGCACTGCATTCTCTGCTTGGTTCGTATCGGTCAACCTTTCCCTCCCTTTCTCTATTTGGGGTAGATACATATCAACGAGTGGACAAGCCAGAGAAAATTTGACTTTGGTTTAGATCGTTTTGTGGAATATCTgtctctggactccaagcctacATGGAGGAGATGCAGCGACTATTTGTAACTTCCTCCATTGCTCAAGCCGAGGGGAGAAAGAAAAAAGTCCATTTTTCGTCTTTCAACTTTCACACAAGTTCACTTTTGATCCCAAATGTTTCATTTGGTCCAAAAGAGATCCTAAACTTTGGCAACTTGTTCAAACGTCTGGTTCtgcttattttttttaaaaaagataCGAAACATAACCAAGCAGTACGAACACCACGGTGAAAATACCGAACCTTTCGCCAAAATAAATTGTACCGAGCCAGTTTCAGCCAAAATAAATCCCAATCCTCTGGCTTGAGTAGGTCGCCGCAATTTATCTATCTGTTCGATATCGGCATTCGTCGCTCGTCTGACATCCCGATTGTCCACTGCGATGTCCGCCACTAGATCAAGCTGGATGTAATGATACCCACAACAATCTTTTAACTACTTTTGcggttgaatatggagatttggtTCGTATCGGTCAACCTTTCCCTCCCTTTCTCTATTTGGGGAAGCTGTTTGGGGTGCTCCCAAAACAGCGGTCAGATAGATGTTCTGAATTAAAATCATAAGTAAATGCAt contains the following coding sequences:
- the LOC124666190 gene encoding 40S ribosomal protein S18-like, encoding MSLISGEEFQHILRVQNTNVDGKQKIMFALTAIKGIGRRYSNIACKKADIDMNKRAGELTTEELDRVMHVVQNPRSFKVPDWFLNRKKDYKDGKFSQVTSNAVDMKLRDDLERLKKIRNHRGLRHYWGVRVRGQHTKTTGRRGKTVGVSKKR